Proteins encoded in a region of the Armatimonadota bacterium genome:
- a CDS encoding discoidin domain-containing protein, with translation MTCSKIAARIGFAALACMVSLAIAPRASAQWADQRYANRVPITVSNYSSHAFASGELVTATLPASVLTGVRSDGADVALYQGATAVPVKLLPMGGSLKAILPLQGALAALGPWSVTENLSAGSTGYTNLPAGTVVTPTNINGDDGGSTMTLPFDFRFGQAPPTRSVFFSIDGYLVPGSAQPTSLYGRGNANTPGIYPFTSDYTVSATGGPAGANMYFFADATKAVFRWEVAESGQSTVIAKFAVILYPNGDIRFVYSDTVHPTSSATGGPGGYAEMSYGVEGDTSGTGIIHFPTDMYPDSADLSNHADIAYTQTLPVPPAQTFSLYYNGPSVSTGPTAPASVQSWDFSDGQKHSWRSHQDLVNNADCKIVTDVDGVSSLYMDASDPNDEDPTTGNHPWFSPSNMTPLGDQTVYWKARRPDWDYACFPAMRFNPVTLTDSNSLSYLSLAPGTSSVGFQFGENYSAGGFLTAEYYTPADTPYTNGRTPALPHQFTNHTWTPNPVDTDKWQFFVTSCWDTGGATMLGGKGWQVPPSNPTLASDPAVGGYTMTWDSASDSTVVAQPVPPGIIAWMHHSNSAFLKWVCAVPGGFAERVATSLAAAETAPAPGPGMAVIQGVAYDDSVGVTAPIAGITLTLKDAANNVLATSVTDSTGRYRYVVAATATPATVTISGVKPGSKGSATQSVVENTVYTVNVPIAFGSRATGIVYDTQTNGGVVGATVNLLTPGTSTVVFTTTTDSAGRYGLDMDAAGTYDVAVIAGSYTPQTVTGVTFPLRTVVTKDFGLVAPELLANGGFETEAPVVDPAGYPGAMRPAGFTTWDQQATAVTAPISNDVALLNDAIDTTETFYLNSAALARTGTHCVAIKRTKAPDGTVIGSTSVQWMCDTGGLIPTSPNQRYRVSLWAKGIPGMYVRARVRFHTTNISASTAGVVFTGTDTTFNADRTGGRWQQFSAIITAPSAAAFMNVRFYGNYTGKGTAPQVVYFDDVSVKAISPRTITGTVVDGSGTGVGGIVVGANLGRPGMTEPAVSTASSSAAGSVGAFTLNLWDKGAFSLQTYKPNFIAGAQTMLNTATSYTPATPVTLTAPATPAIDVAVAAKVSSTDALGEAPEAFLSVADILGFDGSNVNRGGGQWSQWRTINPIDTTSQLPITITADLGRAYTTSQLTWVWAWSGGGPQSYDVLTSEDGSTYTLAYQAVGTGSLGYTDSNGNTHSAITLATPVKLRYVRMILRSLDRNNDANIGFSEFRVDLPAANVTGKVTKLDGTPISGAFVGFRGGSGSMVSLGTTDGTGAYKIALPTNNIVGLVAHYVPDGDNVVAITDPLDAQASAFTTAAIPTIKVADPVTNLVPLNTPTHSDPSIDETANPATAGSDHNLTTRWGTDLGAQVRPGVGSTMSFVYDLGTPKTFNQANIIWEYGFGGWYLIETSADATNWTTILTNHSNYSGYTLGAGKFVDVQTLPLTTAQYVRIHVEWNETQWTSIWELQLANVTANPPVPFTLTKQALKIAAGLLKAASTDMTPLNVVTTGTSATVIDMADVVALAKQAK, from the coding sequence ATGACCTGTTCAAAAATCGCGGCGCGGATCGGCTTCGCGGCGCTGGCCTGCATGGTCAGCCTGGCGATTGCTCCGCGCGCCTCGGCCCAATGGGCCGACCAGCGGTACGCAAACCGCGTGCCCATTACTGTAAGCAACTACAGTTCGCACGCTTTCGCGAGTGGTGAGTTGGTCACCGCCACGCTGCCGGCCAGCGTGCTCACCGGCGTCCGTTCGGACGGCGCCGACGTTGCCCTCTACCAGGGCGCCACAGCCGTGCCCGTTAAGCTGCTGCCCATGGGCGGCTCTTTGAAAGCCATCCTGCCGCTCCAGGGCGCCCTTGCGGCGTTAGGACCGTGGAGCGTCACGGAGAACCTCTCCGCCGGCTCGACAGGATACACCAACCTGCCGGCCGGGACGGTGGTTACGCCGACGAACATCAACGGCGATGACGGCGGATCAACGATGACGCTGCCGTTCGATTTCCGGTTTGGGCAGGCTCCCCCCACGAGGAGCGTCTTCTTCAGCATCGACGGTTATCTGGTCCCGGGTTCAGCCCAGCCCACCAGCCTCTACGGCCGTGGCAACGCGAACACCCCGGGCATCTACCCTTTCACTTCTGACTACACCGTGAGCGCCACCGGCGGCCCCGCCGGCGCGAACATGTACTTCTTCGCGGACGCAACGAAGGCTGTGTTCCGCTGGGAGGTTGCGGAGTCCGGGCAGAGCACTGTCATCGCGAAATTCGCGGTCATCCTCTACCCGAACGGCGATATCAGGTTCGTTTACAGTGACACGGTGCATCCAACCTCCTCGGCGACGGGCGGCCCCGGTGGATACGCCGAGATGTCATACGGAGTGGAGGGCGATACAAGCGGAACCGGGATCATCCACTTCCCGACTGACATGTATCCGGATTCCGCCGATCTCAGCAACCATGCCGACATCGCGTATACGCAGACCCTCCCGGTTCCACCTGCCCAGACCTTCAGCCTCTACTATAACGGCCCGTCCGTATCGACCGGACCCACGGCTCCGGCCTCGGTGCAGTCTTGGGATTTCAGCGACGGCCAGAAACACAGTTGGCGCAGCCATCAGGACCTCGTGAACAACGCGGACTGCAAGATCGTGACGGATGTTGACGGCGTCAGCTCATTGTATATGGACGCGTCCGACCCGAACGATGAGGACCCGACCACCGGGAATCATCCCTGGTTCTCACCCAGCAACATGACCCCGCTCGGCGATCAAACCGTGTATTGGAAAGCGCGCCGGCCCGACTGGGACTACGCCTGCTTCCCCGCAATGCGATTCAACCCGGTTACACTCACCGACTCCAATAGTCTGAGCTACCTCTCCCTGGCGCCGGGGACTTCCTCCGTTGGGTTCCAGTTCGGTGAGAACTACAGCGCCGGCGGTTTCCTGACGGCCGAATATTACACGCCGGCCGATACGCCATATACGAACGGCCGCACACCGGCGCTGCCCCACCAGTTCACCAATCACACATGGACGCCGAACCCGGTTGATACCGACAAGTGGCAGTTCTTTGTCACGTCATGCTGGGATACCGGCGGTGCTACGATGCTGGGCGGCAAGGGTTGGCAGGTGCCTCCGTCCAATCCGACCCTTGCGTCCGACCCGGCCGTCGGCGGCTATACGATGACCTGGGATTCCGCTTCGGATTCGACCGTTGTCGCTCAGCCGGTGCCTCCTGGCATCATCGCGTGGATGCATCACAGCAACAGCGCGTTCCTCAAATGGGTCTGCGCCGTGCCGGGCGGGTTTGCCGAGCGCGTCGCGACCAGCTTGGCAGCGGCAGAAACCGCGCCCGCGCCGGGACCCGGGATGGCCGTGATCCAGGGCGTGGCGTATGACGACTCAGTCGGCGTCACCGCGCCGATTGCCGGCATCACGCTGACGCTCAAGGACGCCGCGAACAACGTCCTCGCGACATCCGTAACCGACTCAACCGGCCGCTATCGCTACGTGGTCGCTGCAACCGCCACACCGGCCACCGTTACCATCTCCGGTGTCAAGCCCGGCTCCAAGGGATCGGCCACCCAGTCAGTGGTTGAGAACACCGTCTACACGGTGAATGTGCCGATCGCATTCGGCTCTCGCGCCACCGGCATCGTCTACGATACCCAGACCAACGGCGGCGTGGTAGGCGCCACCGTCAACCTGCTCACACCCGGCACGTCCACCGTTGTCTTCACTACGACCACGGACTCCGCCGGACGCTACGGCCTGGACATGGACGCCGCTGGGACATACGACGTCGCTGTCATCGCCGGCAGTTACACGCCGCAGACCGTGACCGGCGTAACGTTCCCCCTCCGAACGGTTGTTACCAAGGACTTCGGACTCGTCGCTCCGGAACTGCTCGCGAACGGCGGATTTGAAACCGAAGCGCCCGTCGTAGACCCCGCCGGCTACCCCGGCGCGATGCGGCCGGCCGGTTTCACCACGTGGGACCAGCAGGCAACCGCGGTTACCGCGCCCATCTCCAACGACGTCGCCCTGCTGAATGATGCGATCGACACCACGGAGACCTTCTACCTGAACAGCGCCGCGCTCGCACGCACCGGAACGCACTGCGTGGCGATCAAGCGCACGAAGGCCCCCGACGGAACCGTCATCGGCAGCACCAGTGTGCAATGGATGTGCGACACCGGCGGCCTCATTCCCACTTCGCCCAACCAGCGGTACCGTGTCTCCCTATGGGCGAAAGGCATCCCGGGTATGTATGTCCGGGCGCGCGTACGCTTCCATACCACCAACATCTCTGCCAGCACCGCGGGTGTAGTGTTCACCGGCACCGACACGACGTTCAACGCCGACCGCACGGGCGGCAGATGGCAGCAATTCAGCGCGATCATCACAGCCCCGTCCGCCGCCGCGTTCATGAACGTCCGCTTCTACGGCAACTACACCGGCAAAGGCACCGCGCCGCAGGTGGTTTACTTCGACGACGTTTCCGTGAAGGCGATCTCTCCGCGAACCATCACCGGCACCGTCGTGGACGGCTCCGGGACAGGGGTTGGCGGCATTGTCGTCGGCGCCAACCTGGGCCGCCCCGGCATGACTGAACCCGCCGTCTCCACCGCATCATCCTCAGCGGCAGGTTCCGTCGGCGCCTTCACCCTCAACCTTTGGGACAAGGGCGCATTCAGCCTCCAGACCTACAAGCCGAACTTCATCGCCGGCGCCCAGACGATGCTGAACACGGCCACTTCCTACACCCCGGCTACGCCTGTCACGCTGACTGCGCCGGCAACCCCGGCGATCGACGTTGCTGTGGCGGCCAAAGTAAGCTCCACCGATGCCCTTGGTGAAGCGCCGGAAGCCTTCCTCTCCGTCGCGGACATCCTCGGATTCGACGGTTCCAACGTCAACCGTGGCGGCGGCCAGTGGTCGCAATGGCGAACGATCAACCCGATTGACACCACGTCCCAGTTGCCCATCACCATCACGGCGGACCTGGGAAGAGCCTACACCACATCGCAGCTCACATGGGTATGGGCGTGGTCCGGCGGCGGACCCCAGTCCTATGACGTTCTGACATCCGAAGATGGGTCTACCTACACGCTGGCGTACCAGGCCGTTGGCACCGGCAGCCTCGGGTACACAGACAGCAACGGCAACACCCACTCCGCCATCACGCTGGCCACCCCGGTCAAACTGCGCTACGTTCGTATGATCCTGCGCAGTCTGGACAGGAATAATGACGCGAACATCGGCTTCTCCGAGTTCCGCGTTGACCTCCCGGCGGCCAACGTCACCGGCAAGGTGACCAAACTCGACGGCACCCCCATCAGCGGCGCGTTCGTCGGATTCCGAGGCGGTTCAGGCTCCATGGTGAGCCTCGGAACCACGGACGGAACCGGCGCATACAAGATCGCTCTGCCGACCAACAACATCGTTGGCCTGGTGGCCCACTACGTGCCGGATGGCGACAACGTGGTCGCCATCACCGACCCGCTCGACGCCCAGGCCAGTGCTTTCACAACCGCGGCGATACCGACAATCAAGGTCGCTGACCCCGTCACCAACCTCGTCCCGCTGAATACGCCGACCCATTCCGATCCGTCCATCGACGAAACCGCAAACCCCGCCACAGCCGGCTCGGATCACAACCTGACAACCCGATGGGGTACGGACCTGGGCGCACAGGTTCGACCGGGAGTTGGCAGCACCATGTCGTTTGTGTACGACCTCGGTACCCCGAAGACGTTCAACCAGGCGAACATAATCTGGGAATACGGCTTCGGAGGCTGGTACCTGATCGAGACATCGGCTGACGCCACCAACTGGACCACCATCCTGACCAATCACTCCAACTACAGCGGCTACACGCTTGGTGCGGGCAAGTTCGTTGACGTTCAGACCCTGCCGTTGACGACAGCGCAATATGTGCGCATCCACGTCGAGTGGAATGAAACGCAGTGGACGAGTATCTGGGAGCTCCAACTTGCGAACGTCACGGCTAATCCGCCGGTGCCGTTCACCCTCACCAAACAAGCCCTGAAGATCGCTGCCGGCCTTTTGAAGGCCGCCAGCACGGACATGACCCCGCTCAACGTGGTTACCACCGGCACGTCCGCCACCGTCATCGATATGGCGGATGTCGTCGCACTTGCCAAGCAGGCCAAGTAA
- a CDS encoding GntR family transcriptional regulator yields MVELRGAETLYQMVYDDLERKIDTGEIRYLDRLPSLPDLCVMYGVSSATVRRALADLQRKGLIIKRRGRGQGTFAIKRLATMSVRVLFIGGADLQKTPIEWYHETYDILAGITVAATEAGCNVEKVSTNGFDNLPPPPPNTGYLIVGLNPMDYEMGVRYAQQHHAPFVLVNSPAPGHPCVRVDMEQGGFLAANYLAQMGHTRIAYVGPTTSAWFEPRMLGYRRGLAQNRLPIDPVLIRETDPVDAAEHARAMDALMSLASRPTAIVCSSDYLAMHLLTHCKRTGVAVPHDLSICGYDDIGEAASIEPALTTVRHPRREQGQYAIEALQSLLDGGVPDVIDHVLEPTLIVRASCGIPPR; encoded by the coding sequence ATGGTTGAACTGCGCGGCGCAGAAACACTTTATCAGATGGTTTACGATGATCTGGAGCGGAAGATCGATACCGGAGAGATCCGGTATCTGGATCGGCTGCCGTCCCTGCCCGACCTGTGCGTGATGTACGGCGTCAGCAGCGCAACCGTGCGACGCGCGCTGGCCGATCTTCAGCGCAAGGGCCTCATCATCAAGCGCCGCGGCCGCGGCCAGGGCACGTTTGCCATCAAGCGCCTCGCGACCATGTCCGTGCGCGTGCTCTTCATCGGCGGCGCGGACCTGCAGAAAACCCCGATCGAGTGGTACCACGAGACCTATGACATCCTTGCCGGAATCACTGTCGCGGCGACCGAGGCGGGATGCAATGTGGAAAAGGTGTCCACCAACGGTTTCGACAACCTGCCACCCCCGCCCCCGAATACCGGCTATCTGATCGTGGGCCTGAATCCGATGGATTACGAGATGGGTGTACGCTACGCGCAGCAACACCACGCTCCCTTCGTGCTCGTGAACTCACCCGCGCCAGGGCACCCCTGCGTACGCGTTGACATGGAGCAGGGCGGTTTTCTGGCGGCGAACTATCTCGCCCAAATGGGTCATACGCGGATCGCTTATGTGGGACCGACAACCTCCGCCTGGTTCGAGCCGCGCATGCTGGGATACAGACGCGGGCTGGCTCAGAACCGCCTGCCCATTGACCCGGTTCTCATCCGCGAAACGGACCCGGTGGATGCCGCCGAACACGCCCGGGCCATGGACGCCTTGATGTCGCTCGCGTCGCGACCGACCGCCATCGTCTGCAGCTCGGACTATCTGGCGATGCACCTGTTGACGCACTGCAAGCGCACCGGCGTGGCCGTCCCGCACGATCTATCCATCTGTGGTTACGATGACATCGGCGAAGCCGCCAGTATAGAGCCGGCGCTTACTACGGTCCGCCACCCCCGCAGGGAGCAGGGCCAATACGCCATTGAGGCATTGCAGTCGCTTCTCGACGGCGGCGTTCCGGATGTGATCGACCATGTTCTGGAGCCCACGCTGATCGTTCGAGCCTCCTGCGGGATTCCGCCGCGCTGA
- a CDS encoding enterotoxin, whose amino-acid sequence MQSSRIHPAILGMAMIAPLCAPLAAPCAESGALLPGPAPGRAAAMVSGSTFTLSNKAIEARWTVENGSLRPLTLLNSRDGSALPASPEVFSLVLKDGTVVKASSLSVSAEPAAAPLRANRNASRLSERFGGREITVGLRDKARGIDFTWRGILRDGSNYLRQEVSVRPTQGDLALTNLTLVDGDFPGAKVVGTVGGSPVVAGSLFIGLEHPMSASLVKDGHTTCSLPKDLPVKSGQSFTASSVVLLAPEGQMRRAVNYYLERERAHPYRTFLHYNSFYDIGYFNMFGEKEALDVVNVFGHELHEKRGVTLDSYLFDDGWDDPNSLWGFNSGFPQGFTPVRQATRKYGAGTGVWVSPWGGYGKPHDERVKFGKANGFETNADGFSLSGPTYYKRFRDMCLNMIREYGVNQFKIDGTGDTASVTPGSEFASDFEAAIHLISEMRTEKPDIFVNITTGTWPSPFWLVYADTIWRGGWDDSTIGVGSNRQQWITYRDADTYERIVQGGPLFPLTSLMLHGIIYAKHNGKLRTDRGRDFADEVHSYFGTGTQLQEMYITPALLRPEDWDVLAESAKWSRANADVLVDTHWVGGDPAKLQVYGWASWTPHKAVLTLRNPSDKPQEFALDVSKAFELPNGAPAVYSGRSPWAADAEKEPIVLRAGEPHAFLLAPFQVVNLDIVPSR is encoded by the coding sequence ATGCAGTCATCAAGAATCCATCCGGCCATTTTGGGAATGGCTATGATCGCCCCGCTGTGCGCGCCTTTGGCCGCCCCCTGTGCGGAATCCGGAGCGCTCCTTCCCGGCCCCGCGCCGGGCCGCGCCGCGGCGATGGTCTCCGGCAGCACCTTCACCCTGTCCAACAAGGCCATTGAGGCGAGATGGACGGTGGAAAACGGCTCCCTCCGTCCGCTCACGCTGTTGAACTCCCGGGACGGTTCGGCGCTGCCCGCATCGCCCGAGGTGTTTTCGTTGGTGCTGAAGGACGGGACCGTGGTCAAGGCCTCCTCCCTGAGCGTCAGCGCGGAGCCGGCCGCTGCGCCCCTTAGAGCCAATCGCAACGCTTCCCGGCTGTCCGAGCGTTTCGGGGGCCGCGAAATTACCGTCGGCCTGCGGGACAAAGCCCGCGGGATCGACTTCACGTGGCGTGGCATCCTCCGCGATGGATCGAACTATTTGCGCCAGGAAGTCTCGGTTCGCCCGACTCAGGGGGATCTCGCCCTCACGAACCTTACCCTCGTGGATGGCGATTTCCCTGGGGCCAAGGTGGTCGGGACGGTGGGAGGGTCGCCGGTGGTCGCCGGCAGCCTGTTCATCGGGCTCGAACACCCGATGTCCGCGAGCCTGGTGAAGGACGGTCATACGACGTGCTCCCTCCCGAAAGATCTGCCCGTAAAGTCAGGGCAGTCGTTCACGGCTTCATCGGTCGTCCTCCTGGCGCCGGAGGGCCAGATGCGCCGCGCGGTGAACTACTACCTCGAACGCGAACGCGCCCATCCTTATAGAACGTTTCTGCACTACAACTCCTTCTACGACATCGGCTATTTCAACATGTTCGGCGAGAAGGAAGCGCTGGATGTCGTCAACGTGTTCGGACACGAACTGCACGAAAAGCGCGGTGTCACGCTGGACTCCTACCTCTTCGACGACGGCTGGGACGATCCCAACTCCCTCTGGGGATTCAACAGCGGGTTTCCCCAGGGATTCACGCCGGTTCGCCAGGCCACCCGGAAATACGGCGCCGGCACGGGCGTATGGGTGTCTCCGTGGGGTGGCTATGGCAAACCCCACGACGAACGCGTGAAGTTCGGGAAGGCGAACGGCTTCGAAACGAACGCGGATGGCTTCTCGCTTTCCGGCCCGACGTACTACAAACGTTTTCGCGACATGTGCCTGAATATGATCCGGGAATACGGGGTCAACCAGTTCAAGATTGACGGCACCGGCGATACGGCGTCCGTCACTCCCGGAAGCGAGTTCGCCAGTGATTTTGAAGCCGCGATCCACCTCATCAGCGAAATGCGCACAGAGAAGCCGGACATCTTCGTGAACATCACTACCGGAACGTGGCCCAGCCCGTTCTGGCTCGTTTACGCCGACACGATCTGGCGCGGCGGATGGGATGACAGCACCATCGGCGTCGGCTCAAATCGCCAGCAATGGATCACCTATCGAGATGCCGACACCTATGAGCGAATCGTTCAGGGCGGCCCGCTGTTCCCGCTAACCTCACTGATGCTCCACGGCATCATTTACGCCAAGCACAATGGCAAGCTGAGAACCGATCGGGGCCGGGATTTTGCCGATGAAGTTCACTCCTACTTCGGCACAGGCACCCAGTTGCAGGAGATGTACATCACACCGGCGCTGCTGAGGCCGGAGGATTGGGACGTGCTTGCCGAGTCGGCGAAATGGTCCCGCGCGAACGCGGACGTCCTGGTCGATACCCATTGGGTGGGCGGCGACCCCGCCAAACTGCAGGTGTATGGATGGGCGTCCTGGACTCCGCACAAAGCGGTGCTGACACTCCGCAATCCCAGTGACAAACCGCAGGAGTTTGCGCTGGATGTCTCGAAGGCATTCGAACTGCCGAACGGAGCGCCCGCGGTTTACTCCGGCCGGAGCCCGTGGGCCGCGGATGCGGAGAAGGAACCGATTGTGCTGCGGGCCGGAGAGCCACACGCGTTCCTGCTGGCTCCGTTCCAGGTCGTGAACCTAGATATCGTGCCAAGTCGGTAG
- a CDS encoding alpha-L-fucosidase translates to MLHRVRLIVRLAAISMIPSSSISAAVEPPRPVSPIPSPPQLAWQRMETNLFVHFTVNTFTDREWGDGTEPESVFNPTRLDARQWARAAKAGGFRMVVLTAKHHDGFCLWPSRYTEHSVKNSPWKGGKGDVVGDLAQACRLEGLKLGLYLSPWDRHESTYGDSPRYNAYYRHQLTELLSDYGPISEIWFDGACGEGPNGKRQEYDWKSYIALIRRLQPNAVVFSDAGPDIRWIGNEQGLAGDPNWAPVDPARVPSPGISGSDTTDALQHGDKNGTTWRPGECDVSIRPGWFWHKQEDTRLRSVENLVDLYFGSVGRNSVLLLNVPANQAGLLGDLDVQRLKGFRARLDAIFRTDVARGKPAKASNTRGGSAFYSAGKALDGSDATYWATDDGITSGWMEIDLGKPTRFNVASLQEFVSLGQRVEAYHIEFLDGGTWRPIISGTTIGLKKLDRFPAVTARRVRLVIDRARACPTIQAFGLFNDKSR, encoded by the coding sequence ATGCTACATCGTGTTCGCCTCATCGTCCGGTTGGCCGCTATCAGTATGATACCATCTTCCTCGATTTCAGCGGCCGTCGAACCGCCGCGTCCCGTCTCCCCGATTCCGAGTCCTCCCCAGCTCGCCTGGCAGCGCATGGAGACGAATCTGTTCGTGCACTTTACGGTGAATACCTTTACCGACCGGGAATGGGGGGACGGAACGGAGCCCGAAAGCGTCTTCAATCCCACCCGCCTGGACGCGCGGCAGTGGGCGCGCGCCGCCAAAGCGGGCGGATTCCGCATGGTCGTCCTCACCGCAAAGCACCACGATGGATTCTGCCTGTGGCCAAGCCGATACACCGAACATTCCGTGAAGAACAGCCCGTGGAAGGGCGGCAAGGGTGATGTTGTGGGGGATCTGGCTCAGGCCTGCCGCCTGGAAGGCTTGAAATTGGGCCTCTACCTTTCCCCGTGGGACCGTCACGAGAGCACCTACGGCGATTCCCCCCGGTACAACGCATATTACCGTCACCAATTGACGGAGTTGCTCTCGGATTACGGCCCGATCTCGGAGATCTGGTTCGATGGCGCGTGCGGCGAAGGGCCGAACGGCAAGCGGCAGGAATACGACTGGAAGAGCTATATCGCCCTGATCCGCAGGCTTCAGCCGAACGCCGTGGTGTTCTCGGATGCGGGTCCCGATATCCGCTGGATCGGCAACGAGCAAGGCCTTGCCGGCGATCCGAACTGGGCCCCGGTCGATCCGGCCCGGGTACCCTCACCGGGGATTTCGGGCAGCGATACCACGGACGCCCTGCAGCACGGCGACAAGAACGGCACGACGTGGCGCCCCGGAGAGTGCGACGTTTCGATCCGGCCCGGCTGGTTCTGGCACAAGCAGGAAGACACACGTTTGCGTTCCGTCGAAAACCTGGTGGACCTCTACTTTGGTTCCGTTGGTCGCAACTCGGTCCTCCTGCTCAACGTCCCGGCCAACCAAGCCGGTCTCCTGGGTGACCTAGACGTTCAACGCCTGAAGGGTTTCCGCGCCCGGCTGGATGCCATTTTCCGCACCGACGTTGCGCGCGGCAAGCCGGCGAAAGCGAGCAACACCCGCGGCGGATCGGCTTTCTACAGCGCCGGAAAAGCCCTCGATGGCAGCGACGCCACGTACTGGGCCACCGACGACGGGATCACGTCCGGTTGGATGGAGATCGACCTTGGGAAGCCAACGCGCTTCAACGTCGCAAGCCTCCAGGAGTTCGTGTCGCTCGGCCAACGGGTGGAAGCGTACCACATCGAGTTTCTGGACGGCGGTACCTGGCGTCCGATAATCAGTGGCACGACCATCGGTCTCAAGAAACTGGACCGGTTTCCTGCGGTAACCGCGCGAAGGGTCCGCCTGGTCATAGACCGCGCCCGCGCCTGTCCCACAATCCAGGCGTTCGGCCTGTTCAACGACAAGAGCCGATAG